In a genomic window of Parambassis ranga chromosome 24, fParRan2.1, whole genome shotgun sequence:
- the znf395b gene encoding zinc finger protein 395b: MAAMGPEGRAGAGGTTGFPSGQQATHSSNGRTLVYTQNCVQTESSHHSGNLAAPAMRLANMSATGDAPYNFRSPESVEMDEIMAAMVLTSLSCSPVVQSPPQTDPGPGGSSSSSTDMECGGGELSDSGSSGYWSWDHGNVSPAPSPSVTEMDSSPDEGLQMELEQAEELAAKKPKSSFRSVYKCLWPSCGKVLTSSVGIKRHIRVLHLGSGSDQSQREEDFYYAKLSCETVDASSAPAQQALGQTSSSHLSWASSCASPPGSEPHFPLAHRPRSNSSSGPGPSRPSPLSQSAPSSFWQIHTEHLYQACSPIQVSVAPRSPTNQGWTTSVSGQSNTPMVKPRCRSVSVGEQWLQQNRLQPMSVSPSRTHCSFRKGRGEAKKCRKVYGVERKDQWCTACRWKKACQRFPD, from the exons ATGGCAGCTATGGGACCTGAGGGCAGAGCAGGAGCAGGCGGGACCACAGGTTTCCCCTCAGGACAACAGgctacacacagcagcaacgGGCGGACTCTG GTGTACACACAGAACTGCGTCCAGACTGAGAGCAGCCATCACAGTGGCAACCTGGCTGCTCCCGCCATGCGCCTCgccaacatgtcagctacaggAGACGCTCCATACAA CTTCCGCAGCCCAGAGTCAGTGGAGATGGATGAGATCATGGCAGCCATGGTTCTGACCAGTTTGTCCTGTAGTCCTGTGGTGCAGAGTCCTCCACAAACAGATCCAGGACCAG GTGGCTCATCGTCATCATCAACTGACATGGAGTGTGGCGGTGGCGAGCTCTCCGACAGCGGCAGCAGCGGCTACTGGAGCTGGGACCACGGCAACGTGAGCCCCGCCCCCTCGCCGTCTGTCACCGAGATGGACAGCAGCCCAGATGAAGGCCTACAAATGGAGCTGGAGCAAGCGGAGGAGCTCGCTGCCAAAAAGccaaag AGCTCCTTCAGAAGTGTGTACAAGTGTCTGTGGCCCAGTTGTGGCAAGGTGCTCACGTCTTCAGTCGGAATAAAAAGACACATCCGTGTGCTGCATCTGGG CAGTGGATCAGATCagtcacagagagaggaggacttcTACTACGCCAAGCTCTCCTGTGAGACCGTCGACGCCAGCTCCGCTCCAGCCCAGCAGGCTCTGGGCCAGACTTCGTCCTCTCATCTCAGCTGGGCCTCCTCCTGTGCGTCTCCGCCAGGCTCGGAGCCCCATTTCCCCCTGGCTCACAGACCCAGGTCCAATTCCAGCTCCGGGCCAGGCCCGAGCAGACCCAGTCCGCTCAGCCAGTCGGCCCCCAGCAGCTTCTGGCAGATCCACACGGAGCATCTATACcag gcCTGCAGTCCTATCCAGGTATCAGTGGCCCCCAGAAGCCCCACCAACCAGGGCTGGACCACCTCCGTCTCTGGGCAAAGTAACACTCCG aTGGTGAAACCTCGCTGTCGGTCTGTCAGTGTCGGTGAACAGTGGCTCCAACAGAACAGGCTGCAGCCGATGAGCGTGTCGCCCTCTCGCACTCACTGCTCCTTCAG GAAGGGTCGCGGCGAGGCCAAGAAGTGCCGCAAGGTGTACGGAGTGGAGCGCAAGGATCAGTGGTGCACCGCCTGCCGCTGGAAGAAAGCCTGCCAGCGCTTCCCTGACtag
- the paqr8 gene encoding membrane progestin receptor beta: MAAEVLQRLSTFTLTIKQLGRLPHFSNHLSSSQPSPSPTVTVSQVPSLFREPYILSGYRPIRQDWRCYLLSLFQWHNESLNVWTHLLTGPVLLLRWWAKAGALGFTWDVTSLPLCLFLASCLITLCLSVAAHLMQSHSEHAHYFFFFMDYVGVALYQYGCSLGHYFYTSEAAWRESIGFLFLPGAAFFGWLSCAGCCFAKARYRRPYPPQRKICQLIPTGLAYMLDISPIVHSLLTASWTQRPSLFFHAGQIVSFLVSTFFFSCPIPERFFPGRCDFVGHGHQIFHLFLSLCMVFQLEALFLDYARRRDIMVETFGERQLWWVCVIFPTLFVCCLLTALITMRHMTKELQSKQEKDK, encoded by the coding sequence ATGGCGGCTGAGGTTTTGCAGCGGCTCAGCACCTTCACCCTGACCATCAAGCAGCTTGGCCGCCTCCCTCACTTCTCAAAccatctctcttcctctcagccATCGCCATCCCCCACCGTCACCGTCTCCCAGGTCCCAAGCCTCTTCCGTGAACCCTACATCCTGTCTGGGTACCGACCCATCCGCCAAGACTGGCGCTGCTACCTCCTTAGCCTCTTCCAGTGGCACAACGAATCCCTGAATGTGTGGACTCACTTGCTGACAggtcctgtgctgctgctccgcTGGTGGGCCAAGGCAGGCGCCCTGGGGTTCACCTGGGATGTAACGTCTCTACCTCTGTGCCTCTTCTTGGCGTCTTGTCTCATCACTTTGTGCCTCAGTGTGGCAGCTCACCTCATGCAGTCTCACTCTGAACATGCCCactactttttcttcttcatggaCTATGTGGGTGTAGCTTTATATCAGTATGGTTGCTCTCTGGGTCATTATTTCTACACATCAGAGGCTGCGTGGAGGGAAAGCATCGGGTTTCTGTTTTTACCCGGAGCCGCCTTCTTtgggtggctctcctgtgccgGCTGCTGTTTCGCCAAGGCCAGGTACAGGCGGCCATATCCACCGCAGCGAAAAATCTGCCAGCTGATCCCTACTGGCCTTGCCTATATGCTGGACATCAGCCCTATCGTCCACAGCCTGCTCACCGCGTCCTGGACGCAGCGGCCATCGCTGTTCTTCCACGCCGGACAAATCGTCTCCTTCCTGGTgtccaccttcttcttctcctgtccCATCCCTGAGCGCTTCTTCCCGGGCCGCTGTGACTTCGTGGGCCACGGCCACCAGATTTTccacctctttctgtctctgtgcatgGTGTTCCAGCTGGAGGCCCTATTCCTAGACTATGCCCGGCGGAGAGACATAATGGTGGAAACATTCGGAGAGAGGCAGCTGTGGTGGGTATGCGTAATCTTCCCCACCCTGTTTGTGTGCTGTCTACTGACAGCTCTGATCACAATGAGGCACATGACCAAGGaactgcagagtaaacaggagAAAGACaagtga